Proteins encoded by one window of Pseudonocardia sp. HH130629-09:
- a CDS encoding amidohydrolase family protein: MDLPVPPVDDADVPRWTAELGLPGLVDVHVHFLPQRMLDKVWAYFDAAETHYGTPWPVHYRLPEDERYAVLERLGVLAFAPLTYPHKPGMGEWLTGWAGEFADGHPRAVRTATLYPEPSVVDYLGRAVSDGSRLVKVHVQVGGFDPRDPLLRDAWGLLADAGVPAVVHCGDGPIPGEYTGLQIFAEVLEAHPDLRIVLAHAGMPDFRGALELLDRFPNLVLDTTMVGTAFSQRLSPLPSDWPARLAEYPGRIVLGTDFPNIPYAYAEQLAAIADWAAAEPRLGTAFLRSVLHDAPAALLGVDDTRSS; encoded by the coding sequence GTGGATCTTCCCGTCCCGCCGGTCGACGACGCCGACGTGCCTCGCTGGACCGCCGAGCTGGGCCTGCCCGGCCTGGTCGACGTGCACGTGCACTTCCTGCCCCAGCGGATGCTCGACAAGGTCTGGGCCTACTTCGACGCCGCCGAGACCCACTACGGCACCCCGTGGCCGGTGCACTACCGCCTGCCCGAGGACGAGCGCTATGCCGTCCTGGAGCGGCTCGGCGTGCTCGCATTCGCCCCGCTGACCTACCCGCACAAGCCGGGCATGGGGGAGTGGCTCACCGGCTGGGCGGGCGAGTTCGCCGACGGCCACCCGCGTGCGGTGCGTACCGCGACCCTCTACCCGGAGCCCTCGGTCGTGGACTACCTCGGCCGTGCCGTCTCCGACGGGTCGCGGCTGGTCAAGGTGCACGTCCAGGTCGGCGGGTTCGACCCGCGCGACCCCCTGCTGCGCGACGCCTGGGGGCTGCTCGCCGACGCGGGTGTCCCCGCGGTCGTGCACTGCGGCGACGGGCCGATCCCCGGCGAGTACACCGGGCTGCAGATCTTCGCCGAGGTGCTCGAGGCCCACCCGGACCTGCGGATCGTGCTCGCCCACGCGGGCATGCCGGACTTCCGGGGTGCGCTGGAGCTGCTCGACCGGTTCCCGAACCTGGTGCTCGACACGACGATGGTCGGCACCGCGTTCTCCCAGCGGCTCTCCCCGCTGCCGTCGGACTGGCCGGCGCGCCTGGCCGAGTACCCGGGCCGGATCGTGCTCGGCACCGACTTCCCCAACATCCCCTACGCCTACGCCGAGCAGCTCGCCGCCATCGCCGACTGGGCCGCCGCCGAACCCCGCCTCGGCACGGCGTTCCTGCGCTCGGTCCTGCACGACGCCCCGGCCGCGCTGCTGGGCGTCGACGACACGAGGAGTTCCTAG
- a CDS encoding multidrug effflux MFS transporter — MTVGTEQAAPRTVRGRTVPDGVWISVLALLTAVAPLATDMYLPVLPTVAAELGASASASQLTLTAFLVGLAVGQLVIGPLSDSWGRRRLVVAGTVLLFVACLASAVAPSVAVLVVARVLQGFGGAAGLVLSRAMISDRTTGARTAQLFSLMMAINGIAPVVAPVIGSSLGGVVGWRGIFVVLAGLALLMLVSSLVAVHETLPVTARSTGGVRRTFADVGALLRRRRYVGYVLAFATAFSMMFAYISGSPFVLQQTLGLSTTQYALAFGANAAGLVLGNVVSSRLAARIAPRRQLVTAVGGLVVLCAALLVVVLLGAARWPVLVLLFATLTTLGFVMGNSAALATGEVRDRAGAGSALLGATQFGLGALVSPLVGSSATAMAVTMLTAAALSAVSLAALTRGGTAAD, encoded by the coding sequence ATGACCGTGGGTACCGAGCAGGCCGCGCCGAGGACGGTGCGGGGCCGCACCGTTCCGGACGGTGTGTGGATCAGCGTCCTCGCGCTGCTGACGGCCGTGGCGCCGCTGGCCACCGACATGTACCTGCCGGTGCTGCCGACCGTGGCGGCCGAGCTGGGGGCGTCGGCGTCGGCGTCGCAGCTGACCCTGACCGCGTTCCTGGTGGGGCTGGCCGTCGGGCAGCTGGTGATCGGCCCGCTCTCCGACAGCTGGGGGCGGCGACGCCTGGTCGTCGCCGGCACCGTGCTGCTGTTCGTCGCGTGCCTGGCGAGCGCGGTCGCGCCGTCGGTCGCGGTGCTCGTCGTCGCCCGGGTCCTGCAGGGCTTCGGCGGGGCGGCCGGCCTGGTGCTGAGCCGCGCGATGATCTCCGACCGCACCACCGGTGCGCGGACCGCGCAGCTGTTCTCGCTGATGATGGCGATCAACGGGATCGCGCCGGTGGTGGCCCCGGTGATCGGCAGCTCGCTCGGTGGGGTGGTCGGCTGGCGGGGCATCTTCGTGGTGCTGGCCGGGCTGGCGCTGCTGATGCTGGTGTCGTCGCTGGTCGCGGTGCACGAGACGTTGCCGGTCACGGCCCGCAGCACCGGCGGTGTGCGACGGACCTTCGCCGACGTCGGCGCGCTCCTGCGCCGCCGTCGCTACGTCGGCTACGTGCTGGCCTTCGCCACGGCGTTCTCGATGATGTTCGCCTACATCTCCGGGTCGCCGTTCGTGCTGCAGCAGACCCTCGGCCTCTCGACGACGCAGTACGCCCTCGCCTTCGGGGCGAACGCGGCCGGCCTGGTGCTGGGCAACGTCGTCAGTAGCCGGCTCGCCGCGCGGATCGCCCCACGGCGCCAGCTCGTGACGGCCGTCGGCGGACTGGTGGTGCTGTGCGCGGCCCTGCTGGTCGTCGTGCTGCTGGGAGCGGCGCGCTGGCCGGTGCTGGTACTGCTGTTCGCGACGCTGACGACGCTGGGCTTCGTGATGGGCAACAGCGCGGCGCTGGCCACCGGTGAGGTCCGCGACCGCGCCGGGGCCGGCTCGGCCCTGCTGGGGGCCACCCAGTTCGGCCTCGGGGCCCTGGTCTCGCCGCTGGTCGGGTCGAGCGCGACGGCGATGGCCGTGACCATGCTGACCGCGGCCGCGCTCTCCGCCGTGTCGCTCGCCGCCCTGACCCGCGGGGGGACCGCGGCCGACTGA
- the smpB gene encoding SsrA-binding protein SmpB: protein MKEQGRKVIAQNRRARHDYAILEEFEAGVALKGTEVKSLRLGRASLVDAFATIDDGEIFLRNLHIPEYVRGSWTNHEPRRTRKLLLHRGEIDRLMGKTREGGLTLVPLSLYFNDGKVKCEIALAKGKKDYDKRRDLAKKDAQKEIARAVGRAAKGRARDLRG, encoded by the coding sequence GTGAAGGAACAGGGCCGGAAGGTGATCGCGCAGAACCGTCGGGCCCGGCACGACTACGCGATCCTGGAGGAGTTCGAGGCCGGGGTCGCGCTCAAGGGGACCGAGGTGAAGAGCCTCCGTCTGGGCCGGGCGTCGCTGGTCGACGCCTTCGCCACGATCGACGACGGCGAGATCTTCCTGCGCAACCTGCACATCCCGGAGTACGTGCGCGGCAGCTGGACCAACCACGAGCCGCGCCGCACCCGCAAGCTGCTGCTCCACCGCGGCGAGATCGACCGGCTGATGGGCAAGACCCGCGAGGGCGGGCTCACCCTGGTGCCGCTGTCGCTGTACTTCAACGACGGCAAGGTCAAGTGCGAGATCGCACTGGCCAAGGGCAAGAAGGACTACGACAAGCGCCGCGACCTGGCCAAGAAGGACGCGCAGAAGGAGATCGCGCGCGCCGTCGGCCGCGCGGCCAAGGGGCGGGCCCGGGACCTGCGCGGCTGA
- the ftsE gene encoding cell division ATP-binding protein FtsE has product MIELRDVTKRYPTSGRPALDRVSATVGAGEFVFLIGPSGSGKSTLLRLLLREDVPTSGSILVDGLDVAGSPRRKVPRLRQRIGCVFQDFRLLPKRTVAGNVAFALEVLGRKPSEIRIAVPELLEMVGLQGKAERLPHELSGGEQQRVAIARASVNRPPLLLADEPTGNLDPETGREIMQVLERINRGGTTVLMATHDSSIVDAMRRRVIELADGAVLRDEARAVYGAGR; this is encoded by the coding sequence GTGATCGAGCTGCGGGACGTCACCAAGCGGTACCCGACGTCCGGGCGTCCGGCGCTGGACCGGGTCTCCGCGACGGTCGGGGCGGGCGAGTTCGTGTTCCTGATCGGACCGTCCGGGTCGGGCAAGTCGACGCTGCTGCGGCTGCTGCTGCGCGAGGACGTCCCCACCTCGGGATCCATCCTCGTCGACGGCCTCGACGTCGCCGGGTCGCCCCGGCGCAAGGTGCCGCGGCTGCGCCAGCGGATCGGCTGCGTGTTCCAGGACTTCCGGCTGCTGCCCAAGCGCACCGTCGCCGGCAACGTGGCGTTCGCGCTCGAGGTGCTGGGGCGCAAGCCGTCGGAGATCCGGATCGCGGTCCCGGAGCTGCTGGAGATGGTGGGGCTGCAGGGCAAGGCCGAGCGGCTGCCGCACGAGCTGTCCGGCGGCGAGCAGCAGCGCGTCGCGATCGCCAGGGCGTCGGTCAACCGGCCCCCGCTGCTGCTGGCCGACGAACCCACCGGCAACCTCGACCCCGAGACCGGGCGGGAGATCATGCAGGTCCTGGAGCGCATCAACCGCGGGGGCACCACGGTGCTGATGGCCACCCACGACTCGTCCATCGTGGACGCGATGCGCCGCAGGGTGATCGAGCTGGCCGACGGCGCCGTGCTGCGCGACGAGGCCCGCGCGGTGTACGGGGCGGGCCGGTAG
- a CDS encoding saccharopine dehydrogenase family protein: MVSPQHDPTGGAAPGDPVDIALYGATGFVGGLIARHVAEHAPPGVRIALAGRSEAKLAATRAALPGSARDWPLIVADAADPAATDRLAAGARVVLSTVGPYAKYGLGLVGSCAKAGTHYADLTGEVLFVREAIDRFHETARASGARIVHSCGYDSVPSDLGVWLAHRAAQADGAGGLTEVRTVATMRGGVSGGTVDSLRGQLDTVRTDRDARRLAARPHSLSPDPAAEPTPSQPADAGPPARLPDGTWTAPFVMASYNTRIVRRSNALLDHAYGRGLRYGELQGCGRGVSGAVAAAVVTAGLGALVGAFMVGPIRPLLDRVLPAPGAGPSERTRERGWFRMDVRAETESGRRYRVRVSGPGDPGYAATAVMFAEAGLALALGGSALPDRAGCLTPATALGDVLVDRLRAAGHTYEVAAG, translated from the coding sequence ATGGTCAGCCCGCAGCACGACCCGACCGGAGGGGCCGCCCCGGGTGACCCGGTCGACATCGCCCTCTACGGCGCGACCGGTTTCGTCGGCGGCCTCATCGCCCGCCACGTCGCCGAGCACGCCCCGCCCGGGGTGCGCATCGCGCTGGCCGGGCGTTCGGAGGCCAAGCTCGCCGCGACCCGGGCCGCGCTGCCGGGGTCGGCCCGGGACTGGCCGCTGATCGTCGCCGACGCCGCCGACCCGGCCGCGACCGACCGGCTCGCCGCGGGCGCGCGCGTGGTGCTGAGCACGGTCGGCCCGTACGCGAAGTACGGCCTGGGGCTGGTCGGGTCGTGCGCGAAGGCCGGTACCCACTACGCCGACCTCACCGGTGAGGTGCTGTTCGTCCGCGAGGCGATCGACCGCTTCCACGAGACCGCCCGCGCGAGCGGTGCGCGGATCGTGCACTCCTGCGGCTACGACTCCGTCCCCTCCGATCTGGGGGTGTGGCTCGCGCACCGGGCCGCGCAGGCCGACGGCGCCGGCGGGCTCACCGAGGTCCGCACGGTCGCGACGATGCGCGGCGGGGTCTCCGGCGGCACGGTGGACTCGCTGCGCGGGCAGCTGGACACCGTCCGCACCGACCGCGACGCCCGGCGTCTGGCCGCCCGTCCGCACTCGCTGAGCCCCGACCCCGCGGCCGAGCCGACACCGTCGCAGCCCGCGGACGCGGGGCCGCCGGCCCGGCTCCCGGACGGCACCTGGACCGCCCCGTTCGTGATGGCGTCGTACAACACCCGGATCGTGCGCCGCTCCAACGCGCTGCTCGACCACGCCTACGGCCGCGGCCTGCGCTACGGCGAGCTGCAGGGCTGCGGGCGCGGGGTGTCCGGGGCGGTCGCCGCGGCGGTGGTCACCGCAGGACTCGGCGCGCTGGTCGGCGCGTTCATGGTCGGGCCGATCCGCCCGCTGCTCGACCGGGTGCTGCCCGCGCCGGGCGCCGGGCCGTCGGAGCGGACCCGCGAGCGCGGCTGGTTCCGGATGGACGTCCGCGCCGAGACCGAGTCCGGGCGTCGCTACCGGGTGCGGGTGTCCGGCCCCGGGGACCCCGGCTACGCGGCCACCGCGGTGATGTTCGCCGAGGCGGGCCTCGCCCTGGCCCTGGGCGGGTCCGCGCTGCCCGACCGCGCGGGCTGCCTCACCCCGGCCACCGCGCTGGGGGACGTGCTGGTCGACCGGCTGCGCGCCGCGGGGCACACCTACGAGGTCGCGGCCGGGTGA
- a CDS encoding cytochrome P450 — protein sequence MRTSAPPGGSGVARVRIWDGSTPWLVTRYDDVRTALADERLSADADREGYPATSRSRHVRSQGRRRSFIMMDGPEHARHRRMLIGEFTVRRIERLRPLIEQTVTELLDGMEAGENPTDLVQAFALPLPSLVICHLLGVPYADHAFFEAQSRIMVDLTSGAEASAAASDALQDYLAGLVRARLAEPRDDMLGGMAARVAAGDLTVDEASASALLLLVAGHETTANMIALGTLTLLHHPDQLAAVRDGDATQVRGAVEELLRVLTVTHIGRRRVATEDLEIGGVTIRAGEGVVLAAEAANRDPRQWPHPDEVDVSRGTNRHVAFGFGVHQCLGQPLARLELQIAYPALLRRFPGLRVAVPDSEIAFRDDMAVYGVHALPVAF from the coding sequence GTGAGGACGAGTGCCCCGCCGGGGGGGTCGGGCGTCGCCCGCGTCCGGATCTGGGACGGCAGCACGCCCTGGCTCGTCACCCGCTACGACGACGTCCGCACCGCGCTAGCCGACGAGCGGCTGTCCGCCGACGCCGACCGCGAGGGCTACCCGGCCACCTCGCGGTCGCGACACGTGCGGTCCCAGGGGCGCCGCCGCAGCTTCATCATGATGGACGGTCCCGAGCACGCAAGGCACCGGCGGATGCTCATCGGCGAGTTCACCGTGCGCCGCATCGAGCGCCTCCGGCCGCTGATCGAGCAGACCGTCACCGAGCTGCTGGACGGCATGGAGGCCGGGGAGAACCCGACCGACCTGGTGCAGGCGTTCGCGCTGCCGCTGCCGTCGCTGGTGATCTGCCACCTGCTCGGGGTGCCCTACGCCGACCACGCGTTCTTCGAGGCCCAGAGCCGGATCATGGTCGACCTCACCTCCGGCGCGGAGGCCTCGGCCGCGGCGTCGGACGCGCTGCAGGACTATCTGGCCGGACTCGTCCGGGCCCGGCTGGCCGAGCCGCGCGACGACATGCTCGGCGGCATGGCCGCCCGGGTCGCGGCCGGGGACCTCACCGTCGACGAGGCGAGCGCCTCGGCGCTGCTGCTGCTCGTCGCCGGGCACGAGACGACGGCGAACATGATCGCCCTCGGCACGCTGACCCTGCTGCACCACCCCGACCAGCTCGCCGCCGTCCGCGACGGCGACGCCACGCAGGTCCGCGGCGCGGTCGAGGAGCTGCTGCGGGTCCTCACCGTCACCCATATCGGCCGTCGCCGGGTCGCGACCGAGGACCTGGAGATCGGCGGCGTCACGATCCGGGCGGGGGAGGGCGTGGTGCTCGCCGCCGAGGCGGCCAACCGCGACCCGCGGCAGTGGCCCCACCCCGACGAGGTCGACGTGTCCCGCGGGACGAACCGGCACGTCGCGTTCGGGTTCGGGGTGCACCAGTGCCTCGGGCAGCCGCTGGCCCGCCTCGAGCTGCAGATCGCCTATCCGGCGCTGCTGCGGCGCTTCCCGGGACTGCGGGTCGCCGTGCCGGACTCGGAGATCGCGTTCCGCGACGACATGGCCGTCTACGGTGTGCACGCGCTGCCGGTGGCATTCTGA
- a CDS encoding ferredoxin, which translates to MRVIVDKELCIGAGQCVVTAPDVFDQDDDGIVDLLTDSPAEGDRDAVKEAEHVCPARVISVED; encoded by the coding sequence ATGCGCGTGATCGTGGACAAGGAACTGTGCATCGGGGCCGGCCAGTGCGTGGTGACCGCGCCCGACGTCTTCGACCAGGACGACGACGGAATCGTCGATCTGCTGACCGACTCGCCCGCCGAGGGCGACCGGGACGCGGTGAAGGAGGCCGAGCACGTGTGCCCGGCCCGCGTGATCAGCGTCGAGGACTGA
- the ftsX gene encoding permease-like cell division protein FtsX: protein MRPALLTREVSSGLRRNVTMTVAMVLTTAVTLMSVGAGLLVLRTIDDISALYTNRLEIQVALTPDVSETDPDCSGPTCASLRSALEAAPGVGGVTFESQQQAYTRFRELFAGQSVADVARPQSLPATLRVTLTDQQAGAAAARAAVEGRPGVRGVIDQRDVVGTLFDFLNGVRNVAFALAVVQALAAILLISNTVQVSAFMRRTEVGVMRLVGATRWTTQLPFLVEAAIAGAVGGALAGIGLVAAKYAVVDDLFAAMGQAGVIPPVRITDVLVVSALLVPTGALVAGITGYVTLRAYVKV, encoded by the coding sequence ATGCGCCCCGCCCTGCTCACCCGTGAGGTCTCCTCCGGCCTGCGCCGCAACGTCACGATGACCGTCGCGATGGTGCTGACCACCGCGGTCACCCTGATGTCGGTCGGTGCGGGCCTGCTCGTGCTGCGCACCATCGACGACATCTCCGCGCTCTACACGAACCGGCTCGAGATCCAGGTGGCGCTCACCCCGGACGTCTCGGAGACCGATCCCGACTGCAGCGGGCCGACGTGCGCGTCGCTGCGCAGCGCGCTGGAGGCCGCCCCGGGCGTCGGCGGGGTCACGTTCGAGTCCCAGCAGCAGGCCTACACCCGCTTCCGCGAGCTGTTCGCCGGGCAGTCGGTCGCCGACGTCGCCCGGCCGCAGTCGCTGCCCGCCACCCTGCGGGTCACCCTCACCGACCAGCAGGCGGGCGCCGCGGCCGCCCGGGCCGCCGTCGAGGGCAGGCCCGGGGTGCGCGGGGTGATCGACCAGCGCGACGTCGTCGGGACCCTGTTCGACTTCCTGAACGGGGTGCGCAACGTGGCGTTCGCACTCGCCGTCGTGCAGGCGCTCGCGGCGATCCTGCTGATCTCCAACACGGTCCAGGTGTCGGCGTTCATGCGGCGCACGGAGGTCGGCGTGATGCGCCTGGTCGGGGCGACGCGCTGGACCACACAGCTGCCGTTCCTGGTCGAGGCCGCCATCGCCGGTGCCGTCGGCGGGGCGCTCGCCGGGATCGGTCTGGTCGCGGCCAAGTACGCCGTCGTCGACGACCTGTTCGCCGCGATGGGGCAGGCCGGGGTGATCCCGCCGGTCCGGATCACCGACGTGCTGGTGGTCTCGGCGCTGCTCGTGCCCACCGGTGCGCTCGTCGCGGGGATCACCGGGTACGTGACGCTGCGGGCCTACGTGAAGGTCTGA
- a CDS encoding helix-turn-helix transcriptional regulator, with amino-acid sequence MAPVTPVNATAAALLGLLHGGPMTGGQLVAAAGERFGLFFSVTRSQVYRELPALTEEALLRLGKQGPRASQQYVITAAGKRSFKHWLATGGDADAVRSPLVLRLLHAGTLTVKQRTELVAAAREAYAERLAVARAAARATDDPYGRPVADFAVAHTRAMIKLIDAIPQD; translated from the coding sequence ATGGCACCCGTCACACCGGTCAACGCCACCGCCGCCGCTCTCCTCGGCCTGCTCCACGGAGGGCCGATGACCGGCGGGCAGCTGGTGGCAGCGGCCGGTGAGCGGTTCGGGCTGTTCTTCTCCGTCACCCGCAGCCAGGTCTACCGCGAGCTGCCCGCGTTGACCGAGGAGGCGCTGCTGCGTCTGGGCAAGCAGGGCCCGCGGGCCAGCCAGCAGTACGTGATCACCGCGGCGGGCAAGCGGTCGTTCAAGCACTGGCTCGCCACCGGCGGCGACGCCGACGCGGTCCGCAGCCCGCTGGTGCTGCGGCTGCTGCACGCGGGGACGCTGACGGTCAAGCAGCGCACCGAGCTGGTCGCGGCCGCCCGTGAGGCCTACGCCGAGCGGCTCGCGGTGGCGCGTGCCGCCGCCCGCGCGACCGACGACCCCTACGGCCGCCCGGTCGCGGACTTCGCCGTCGCCCACACCCGGGCGATGATCAAGCTGATCGACGCGATCCCCCAGGACTGA
- the prfB gene encoding peptide chain release factor 2 has product MNSDVQADLKDLDTTLSSIEAVADVPRLRQEIEELSEQAGRPDLWDDVDAAQQITSRLAYAQGDLRRLDDLRRRLDDLPVLYELAEDEGDESAVADADAERAKLRSEISSLEVRTLLSGEYDEREALVTIRSEAGGVDAADFAEMLLRMYLRWAERHGYGTDVYETSYAEEAGIKSATFAVHAPYAFGTLSVEAGTHRLVRISPFDNQGRRQTSFAGVEVAPVVETSDHIEIDEKDLRVDVFRASGPGGQGVNTTDSAVRLTHIPSGIVVACQNERSQLQNKASAMAVLQAKLLEKRRQEERELRDSFKEAGSSWGNQMRNYVLHPYQLVKDLRTEHEEGNPSQVLDGQIDEFIEAGIRWRKQTESAS; this is encoded by the coding sequence GTGAACTCCGACGTCCAGGCCGACCTGAAGGACCTCGACACCACGCTGTCCAGCATCGAGGCCGTCGCCGACGTGCCCCGGCTGCGCCAGGAGATCGAGGAACTGTCCGAGCAGGCGGGCCGGCCGGACCTCTGGGACGACGTCGACGCCGCCCAGCAGATCACCAGCCGGCTGGCCTACGCCCAGGGCGACCTGCGCCGGCTGGACGACCTGCGCCGCCGGCTCGACGACCTGCCCGTGCTCTACGAGCTCGCCGAGGACGAGGGCGACGAGTCCGCCGTCGCCGACGCCGACGCCGAGCGCGCGAAGCTCCGCAGCGAGATCTCCTCGCTGGAGGTCCGCACGCTGCTCTCGGGCGAGTACGACGAGCGCGAGGCCCTGGTGACCATCCGCTCGGAGGCGGGCGGGGTCGACGCAGCCGACTTCGCCGAGATGCTGCTGCGCATGTACCTGCGCTGGGCCGAGCGGCACGGCTACGGCACCGACGTCTACGAGACGTCCTACGCCGAGGAGGCCGGCATCAAGTCGGCCACCTTCGCCGTCCACGCGCCGTACGCGTTCGGGACGCTGTCGGTCGAGGCCGGCACCCACCGCCTCGTGCGGATCTCGCCGTTCGACAATCAGGGCCGGCGCCAGACGTCGTTCGCCGGTGTCGAGGTGGCCCCGGTCGTCGAGACCTCCGACCACATCGAGATCGACGAGAAGGACCTGCGGGTCGACGTGTTCCGCGCGTCCGGGCCCGGCGGTCAGGGCGTCAACACCACCGACTCCGCGGTCCGGCTGACCCACATCCCGTCCGGGATCGTCGTCGCCTGCCAGAACGAGCGCTCCCAGCTGCAGAACAAGGCCTCGGCGATGGCCGTGCTGCAGGCGAAGCTGCTGGAGAAGCGGCGTCAGGAGGAGCGCGAGCTGCGCGACTCGTTCAAGGAGGCCGGGTCCTCCTGGGGCAACCAGATGCGCAACTACGTGCTGCACCCGTACCAGCTGGTGAAGGACCTGCGCACCGAGCACGAGGAGGGCAACCCCTCGCAGGTGCTCGACGGCCAGATCGACGAGTTCATCGAGGCCGGCATCCGCTGGCGCAAGCAGACCGAATCCGCCTCGTGA
- a CDS encoding MarR family winged helix-turn-helix transcriptional regulator: protein MAEVKERDDDWAALVDAVHDLSRALRAAGERAVGLDAITGSEHEVLRWVSARPGHPVSTVARGLGLQASNVSTTVRSLVERDLVERRTDPADGRRALLHPTARAARHRELLDAAWSRQIRVALDDLDDADAVTLRAAAPVLDRLAGALDPSRAPVVAGPD from the coding sequence GTGGCCGAGGTCAAGGAGCGTGACGACGACTGGGCGGCGCTGGTGGACGCCGTGCACGATCTGTCACGCGCGCTGCGGGCGGCGGGGGAGCGCGCGGTCGGGCTGGACGCGATCACCGGGTCCGAGCACGAGGTCCTGCGGTGGGTCTCCGCGCGTCCCGGGCATCCCGTCTCGACGGTGGCGCGCGGGCTCGGCCTGCAGGCCAGCAACGTCAGCACCACCGTCCGGTCGCTGGTCGAACGTGACCTCGTGGAGCGCCGGACCGACCCGGCCGACGGTCGTCGTGCCCTGCTCCACCCCACGGCGCGGGCCGCCCGGCACCGGGAGCTGCTGGACGCGGCGTGGTCGCGGCAGATCCGGGTTGCCCTCGACGACCTCGACGACGCCGACGCCGTCACGCTGCGGGCGGCGGCCCCGGTCCTGGACCGGCTCGCCGGTGCGCTCGACCCGTCGCGGGCCCCGGTCGTCGCCGGACCGGACTGA